GCGCTTCCTTTCACAACCGTTCCATGTAGCCGAACAGTTTACCGGTCTTCCGGGCGTTCTGGTTTCCATTGAAGATATCATTAAAGGCTTCAACATGATCATGGAAGGGAGGGTGGATGAATACCCGGAAGCTGCCTTTAACATGGTCGGTACCATAGAAGATGCCATTGAAAAGGGTAACCGCCTTCTGGCCGAGGCAAAATAATAAACCACCTCATGTATCTTGAGATCCTGACACCAGACAAAACAGCATTTTCAGGCAGAGTCAAATCCGTTACCGTGCCTGGCTCCAAAGGACCGTTTACAATACTGATAAACCATGCACCCATTATCTCAACTCTTGAAACAGGAGAGATCAATCTTCAGACCGAACAGGGCGACAATATCTTCTTCATGGTAAACGGAGGCATGATCGAAGTTAACA
This region of Marinilabiliales bacterium genomic DNA includes:
- the atpC gene encoding ATP synthase F1 subunit epsilon; its protein translation is MYLEILTPDKTAFSGRVKSVTVPGSKGPFTILINHAPIISTLETGEINLQTEQGDNIFFMVNGGMIEVNNNKIMVLSEKVSIAEL